One Spea bombifrons isolate aSpeBom1 chromosome 1, aSpeBom1.2.pri, whole genome shotgun sequence DNA window includes the following coding sequences:
- the LONRF1 gene encoding LON peptidase N-terminal domain and RING finger protein 1 isoform X2, with the protein MAVSLCGTEALLALKEALDHYSSHSRPRQLGALVDYLLQQYRPWSVREKAASGPRGILSCPGCHGLLREPVAAQCGHTYCWSCLRGEPRNQCRLCRGDMGRQPRRTCVLLKQLIHKWFPLPGGCSGLDRDVTELLRAGKHREALNKIHKALEADPQNLTLRVYRAESYAALCEFGKAHEELDFVLSKQRNNPEVYFKKAKMLQDTGHMYESLIFYLQCLALDEEFALARCEMEKILHDFLSPVPENVEGILKDLERTSLPNTPLKPFVLGSDKEEPSYSLPRCLEQGTQMPKSMSTIGTSVMQRTQSVHALGAAKISAREEGLKRVSSEPLLSSQENGILLKRKFSLFEQDANVCEDGQNKHIKHGVLESEVHTLPPEWTMPDGIDTADFECSLCMRLFYEPVTTPCGHTFCKKCLERCLDHTPQCPLCKESLTEYLASRNYNMTYLLEELIKKYLPEELSERKKIHEEETDELSNLTKNVPMFVCTMAYPTVPCPLHVFEPRYRLMIRRCMETGTKQFGMCISDPEKSFADYGCMLQIRNVHFLPDGRSVVDTIGGKRFRVLKRGMRDGYYTADIEYLTDSQVEEEELEQLKQLHDAVYAQACRWFQNLRYRFRSQILHHFGSMPERESNIQGIPNGPAWCWWLLAVLPVDPRYQLSVLSMASLKDRLLKIQHILTYFSRDQPK; encoded by the exons ATGGCTGTATCCCTGTGCGGAACCGAGGCCTTGCTGGCCCTGAAGGAAGCGCTGGACCATTACTCGTCACACTCCAGGCCCCGGCAGCTTGGAGCGCTAGTGGACTACCTGTTGCAGCAGTACCGGCCctggagtgtgagagagaaggCGGCATCGGGGCCCAGGGGCATCCTCAGTTGTCCAGGCTGTCACGGATTACTCCGGGAGCCTGTGGCTGCCCAGTGCGGGCACACGTACTGCTGGTCCTGTCTCAGGGGGGAACCCAGGAACCAATGCCGGCTGTGCCGGGGGGACATGGGCCGTCAGCCCCGCAGGACCTGTGTGCTGCTTAAACAGCTGATCCATAAATGGTTTCCTTTGCCTGGGGGCTGCAGCGGGCTGGACCGGGATGTCACTGAGCTGCTACGAGCTGGGAAACACCGGGAGGCGCTTAACAAGATCCACAAGGCCCTGGAGGCAG ATCCCCAAAACTTGACACTGCGTGTTTACAGAGCTGAATCCTATGCTGCACTCTGTGAGTTTGGAAAAGCACATGAAGAGCTGGACTTTGTTCTATCAAAACAGCGCAACAACCCGGAG GTTTACTTCAAGAAAGCCAAAATGCTGCAAGATACAGGCCATATGTATGAATCTTTGATATTTTACCTCCAATGCTTGGCCTTGGATGAGGAGTTCGCACTGGCCAGATGTGAGATGGAAAAG atACTGCATGACTTCTTATCTCCTGTACCTGAGAATGTAGAAGGGATCTTGAAGGATCTGGAAAGGACGTCGTTGCCAAACACACCTCTCAAACCTTTTGTCCTGGGCTCAGATAAAGAAGAGCCTTCATACAGTTTACCTCGTTGTCTGGAGCAG GGTACCCAGATGCCAAAATCCATGAGCACTATTGGAACCAGCGTTATGCAGCGGACACAGTCGGTTCATGCGCTTGGTGCTGCTAAAATATCTGCTAGGGAAGAAGGTTTGAAAAGGGTGTCGTCAGAGCCCCTCTTATCCAGTCAAGAAAATGGAATTTTGTTGAAAAGAAAATTCTCTCTATTTGAACAAGATGCAAACGTATGTGAAGATGGACAGAATAAGCACATCAAGCATGGAG TTTTAGAATCAGAAGTGCACACTTTACCTCCGGAATGGACTATGCCCGATGGAATAGATACTGCAGACTTTGAGTGCTCCCTTTGTATGAG ATTATTCTATGAACCAGTGACCACGCCGTGCGGACATACCTTTTGTAAGAAGTGTCTAGAGCGTTGTTTAGATCATACACCACAGTGCCCTTTATGCAAGGAAAGCTTAACTGAG tacCTAGCAAGCAGAAACTACAATATGACGTACTTGCTGGAAGAACTCATTAAAAAGTATCTCCCCGAAGAGCTGTCGGAAAGAAAAAAGATTCACGAAGAAGAAACAGATGAGCTTTCAAA CCTTACAAAGAATGTGCCTATGTTTGTTTGCACGATGGCATATCCTACAGTGCCTTGTCCTCTTCATGTGTTTGAGCCTCGATACAGACTGATGATAAGACGATGTATGGAAACTGGTACAAAGCAATTTGGAATGTGCATAAGTGACCCAGAAAAAAG TTTTGCTGATTATGGTTGTATGTTGCAAATAAGAAATGTTCATTTCTTGCCTGATGGACGCTCTGTGGTTGATACGATCGGAGGAAAGCGATTTCGTGTTTTGAAGAGGGGAATGAGAGATGGTTACTACACTGCTGACATTGAATACTTAACTGACAGTCAG GTTGAGGAAGAAGAGCTGGAGCAGCTCAAACAGCTTCACGATGCTGTGTATGCTCAGGCGTGCCGCTGGTTCCAGAATTTAAGATACAGATTTCGCAGTCAGATTCTGCACCATTTTGGTTCAATGCCAGAAAGGGAATCCAATATACAG GGAATCCCAAATGGACCTGCTTGGTGCTGGTGGCTGCTTGCCGTGTTACCTGTGGATCCCAGGTATCAGTTATCTGTCCTTTCAATGGCGTCCCTTAAAGATCGTCTTCTGAAAATCCAGCATATATTGACTTATTTTTCAAGAGATCAGCCCAAATGA
- the LONRF1 gene encoding LON peptidase N-terminal domain and RING finger protein 1 isoform X1 — translation MAVSLCGTEALLALKEALDHYSSHSRPRQLGALVDYLLQQYRPWSVREKAASGPRGILSCPGCHGLLREPVAAQCGHTYCWSCLRGEPRNQCRLCRGDMGRQPRRTCVLLKQLIHKWFPLPGGCSGLDRDVTELLRAGKHREALNKIHKALEADPQNLTLRVYRAESYAALCEFGKAHEELDFVLSKQRNNPEVYFKKAKMLQDTGHMYESLIFYLQCLALDEEFALARCEMEKILHDFLSPVPENVEGILKDLERTSLPNTPLKPFVLGSDKEEPSYSLPRCLEQGTQMPKSMSTIGTSVMQRTQSVHALGAAKISAREEGLKRVSSEPLLSSQENGILLKRKFSLFEQDANVCEDGQNKHIKHGEVLESEVHTLPPEWTMPDGIDTADFECSLCMRLFYEPVTTPCGHTFCKKCLERCLDHTPQCPLCKESLTEYLASRNYNMTYLLEELIKKYLPEELSERKKIHEEETDELSNLTKNVPMFVCTMAYPTVPCPLHVFEPRYRLMIRRCMETGTKQFGMCISDPEKSFADYGCMLQIRNVHFLPDGRSVVDTIGGKRFRVLKRGMRDGYYTADIEYLTDSQVEEEELEQLKQLHDAVYAQACRWFQNLRYRFRSQILHHFGSMPERESNIQGIPNGPAWCWWLLAVLPVDPRYQLSVLSMASLKDRLLKIQHILTYFSRDQPK, via the exons ATGGCTGTATCCCTGTGCGGAACCGAGGCCTTGCTGGCCCTGAAGGAAGCGCTGGACCATTACTCGTCACACTCCAGGCCCCGGCAGCTTGGAGCGCTAGTGGACTACCTGTTGCAGCAGTACCGGCCctggagtgtgagagagaaggCGGCATCGGGGCCCAGGGGCATCCTCAGTTGTCCAGGCTGTCACGGATTACTCCGGGAGCCTGTGGCTGCCCAGTGCGGGCACACGTACTGCTGGTCCTGTCTCAGGGGGGAACCCAGGAACCAATGCCGGCTGTGCCGGGGGGACATGGGCCGTCAGCCCCGCAGGACCTGTGTGCTGCTTAAACAGCTGATCCATAAATGGTTTCCTTTGCCTGGGGGCTGCAGCGGGCTGGACCGGGATGTCACTGAGCTGCTACGAGCTGGGAAACACCGGGAGGCGCTTAACAAGATCCACAAGGCCCTGGAGGCAG ATCCCCAAAACTTGACACTGCGTGTTTACAGAGCTGAATCCTATGCTGCACTCTGTGAGTTTGGAAAAGCACATGAAGAGCTGGACTTTGTTCTATCAAAACAGCGCAACAACCCGGAG GTTTACTTCAAGAAAGCCAAAATGCTGCAAGATACAGGCCATATGTATGAATCTTTGATATTTTACCTCCAATGCTTGGCCTTGGATGAGGAGTTCGCACTGGCCAGATGTGAGATGGAAAAG atACTGCATGACTTCTTATCTCCTGTACCTGAGAATGTAGAAGGGATCTTGAAGGATCTGGAAAGGACGTCGTTGCCAAACACACCTCTCAAACCTTTTGTCCTGGGCTCAGATAAAGAAGAGCCTTCATACAGTTTACCTCGTTGTCTGGAGCAG GGTACCCAGATGCCAAAATCCATGAGCACTATTGGAACCAGCGTTATGCAGCGGACACAGTCGGTTCATGCGCTTGGTGCTGCTAAAATATCTGCTAGGGAAGAAGGTTTGAAAAGGGTGTCGTCAGAGCCCCTCTTATCCAGTCAAGAAAATGGAATTTTGTTGAAAAGAAAATTCTCTCTATTTGAACAAGATGCAAACGTATGTGAAGATGGACAGAATAAGCACATCAAGCATGGAG AAGTTTTAGAATCAGAAGTGCACACTTTACCTCCGGAATGGACTATGCCCGATGGAATAGATACTGCAGACTTTGAGTGCTCCCTTTGTATGAG ATTATTCTATGAACCAGTGACCACGCCGTGCGGACATACCTTTTGTAAGAAGTGTCTAGAGCGTTGTTTAGATCATACACCACAGTGCCCTTTATGCAAGGAAAGCTTAACTGAG tacCTAGCAAGCAGAAACTACAATATGACGTACTTGCTGGAAGAACTCATTAAAAAGTATCTCCCCGAAGAGCTGTCGGAAAGAAAAAAGATTCACGAAGAAGAAACAGATGAGCTTTCAAA CCTTACAAAGAATGTGCCTATGTTTGTTTGCACGATGGCATATCCTACAGTGCCTTGTCCTCTTCATGTGTTTGAGCCTCGATACAGACTGATGATAAGACGATGTATGGAAACTGGTACAAAGCAATTTGGAATGTGCATAAGTGACCCAGAAAAAAG TTTTGCTGATTATGGTTGTATGTTGCAAATAAGAAATGTTCATTTCTTGCCTGATGGACGCTCTGTGGTTGATACGATCGGAGGAAAGCGATTTCGTGTTTTGAAGAGGGGAATGAGAGATGGTTACTACACTGCTGACATTGAATACTTAACTGACAGTCAG GTTGAGGAAGAAGAGCTGGAGCAGCTCAAACAGCTTCACGATGCTGTGTATGCTCAGGCGTGCCGCTGGTTCCAGAATTTAAGATACAGATTTCGCAGTCAGATTCTGCACCATTTTGGTTCAATGCCAGAAAGGGAATCCAATATACAG GGAATCCCAAATGGACCTGCTTGGTGCTGGTGGCTGCTTGCCGTGTTACCTGTGGATCCCAGGTATCAGTTATCTGTCCTTTCAATGGCGTCCCTTAAAGATCGTCTTCTGAAAATCCAGCATATATTGACTTATTTTTCAAGAGATCAGCCCAAATGA